The following are encoded together in the Montipora capricornis isolate CH-2021 chromosome 5, ASM3666992v2, whole genome shotgun sequence genome:
- the LOC138048886 gene encoding inner centromere protein-like produces MADEASHLATATTTRNSQMKWSGEHDVMLGREIMLFELWKYKAGSRERGQCLDRIAESLNHLERPSFSVSQKSVRDRLKILERDFKKKERSEKNASGISPEKTEIDQIMEDYLEQKEDQERESEKASEESRDKAAKDKATAEDMRNKAMERLSETKKRAGSDLPTKKRKHNGNDTLEYLREASDRECELKKQELEFKMEQEKSAAAQQTLMLQQMKNQQEQFQTMLQMFMQQQQTQSEALLELLKKRN; encoded by the exons ATGGCAGACGAGGCTTCACATTTGGCTACGGCAACAACTACAAG AAATTCTCAGATGAAATGGAGTGGAGAGCACGATGTAATGCTAGGAAGGGAAATTATGTTGTTCGAATTATGGAAATATAAGGCAGGGAGCCGTGAAAGGGGCCAATGCCTAGATCGAATTGCTGAGAGTCTTAATCATTTAGAAAGGCCATCCTTTAGTGTGTCTCAAAAGTCTGTGAGAGACAGGCTTAAGATATTAGAGCGAGATtttaaaaagaaggaaagatcTGAGAAAAATGCTTCTGGGATTTCTCCAGAAAAGACAGAAATCGATCAAATAATGGAAGACTACTTGGAACAGAAGGAAGATCAAGAGAGGGAGTCAGAGAAGGCCTCAGAGGAATCTCGGGATAAGGCGGCAAAGGACAAGGCTACAGCAGAAGACATGAGAAACAAGGCAATGGAACGtctatcagaaacaaagaaaagagctGGGTCTGATCTGccaacaaagaaaaggaaacacaaTGGAAATGACACTCTGGAATATTTGAGAGAGGCATCAGATAGAGAATGTGAATTGAAAAAGCAAGAACTTGAATTTAAAATGGAACAGGAGAAGAGTGCAGCTGCCCAACAAACCCTTATGCTTCAGCAAATGAAGAATCAGCAAGagcaatttcaaacaatgcttCAGATGTTCATGCAACAACAGCAAACTCAAAGCGAGGCCCTGCTTgaacttttgaaaaagagaaattga